A window of Corythoichthys intestinalis isolate RoL2023-P3 chromosome 14, ASM3026506v1, whole genome shotgun sequence contains these coding sequences:
- the fam131aa gene encoding protein FAM131A isoform X1: MHAVRLKSTIRGRRCEEEEEEVKFEESDMIPKSGKSPMDSRKSVAGIHEFAALARSSLNGISQAVRDHVTKPTSLAQGRVAHLIEWKGWPKPVEPSHAAHFSSYCRLSEGEKEARFAAGVAEQFAIAEAKLRAWASVDEDDMDEDDSNDEEAKVGSHADFTPQSTADAATSHLASGLLVRSEQLFQEENGGDGEVFVHHKPERRPGRFDSCYSTSYSESPEEDDEEEDDEVFHEARLWSSGRFPFDRASSGVASLDEEDHEKQDRGDEGKEYLM; this comes from the exons ATGCATGCTGTGAGGTTGAAGTCCACAATTAGAGGGAGGAGGTGcgaagaggaggaagaagag GTGAAATTCGAGGAGAGTGACATGATTCCAAAGTCAGGAAAATCTCCGATGGACTCGCGGAAAAGTGTGGCGGGCATCCATGAGTTTGCAGCACTCGCCAGATCTTCGCTCaatg GCATCTCGCAAGCGGTGAGGGACCACGTGACCAAACCCACCTCACTGGCCCAGGGCCGGGTTGCCCACCTCATTGAATGGAAAGGCTGGCCCAAACCTGTGGAACCCTCCCACGCCGCCCACTTCAGCTCCTACTGTCGCCTGAGCGAAGGCGAGAAGGAGGCCCGCTTTGCTGCCG GTGTGGCCGAGCAGTTTGCCATCGCTGAGGCCAAGCTGCGTGCGTGGGCATCGGTGGACGAGGATGACATGGATGAAGACGATTCCAATGACGAGGAGGCCAAAGTGGGCTCTCACGCCGACTTCACCCCTCAGAGCACAGCAG ACGCCGCCACGTCCCACCTGGCATCCGGACTTCTGGTCCGGTCTGAACAACTTTTCCAAGAGGAAAACGGTGGCGACGGTGAGGTGTTTGTCCACCACAAACCTGAGAGGAGGCCCGGCCGTTTTGATTCTTGCTACTCTACCTCGTACTCTGAATCACCCGAAGAGGATGACGAGGAAGAAGACGATGAGGTGTTCCACGAAGCTCGGCTCTGGAGCTCTGGGCGTTTTCCGTTCGACCGGGCCTCCTCCGGGGTGGCGTCTCTGGACGAGGAAGACCACGAGAAACAGGACCGGGGAGATGAGGGGAAAGAGTATTTGATGTGA
- the fam131aa gene encoding protein FAM131A isoform X2, translating to MIPKSGKSPMDSRKSVAGIHEFAALARSSLNGISQAVRDHVTKPTSLAQGRVAHLIEWKGWPKPVEPSHAAHFSSYCRLSEGEKEARFAAGVAEQFAIAEAKLRAWASVDEDDMDEDDSNDEEAKVGSHADFTPQSTADAATSHLASGLLVRSEQLFQEENGGDGEVFVHHKPERRPGRFDSCYSTSYSESPEEDDEEEDDEVFHEARLWSSGRFPFDRASSGVASLDEEDHEKQDRGDEGKEYLM from the exons ATGATTCCAAAGTCAGGAAAATCTCCGATGGACTCGCGGAAAAGTGTGGCGGGCATCCATGAGTTTGCAGCACTCGCCAGATCTTCGCTCaatg GCATCTCGCAAGCGGTGAGGGACCACGTGACCAAACCCACCTCACTGGCCCAGGGCCGGGTTGCCCACCTCATTGAATGGAAAGGCTGGCCCAAACCTGTGGAACCCTCCCACGCCGCCCACTTCAGCTCCTACTGTCGCCTGAGCGAAGGCGAGAAGGAGGCCCGCTTTGCTGCCG GTGTGGCCGAGCAGTTTGCCATCGCTGAGGCCAAGCTGCGTGCGTGGGCATCGGTGGACGAGGATGACATGGATGAAGACGATTCCAATGACGAGGAGGCCAAAGTGGGCTCTCACGCCGACTTCACCCCTCAGAGCACAGCAG ACGCCGCCACGTCCCACCTGGCATCCGGACTTCTGGTCCGGTCTGAACAACTTTTCCAAGAGGAAAACGGTGGCGACGGTGAGGTGTTTGTCCACCACAAACCTGAGAGGAGGCCCGGCCGTTTTGATTCTTGCTACTCTACCTCGTACTCTGAATCACCCGAAGAGGATGACGAGGAAGAAGACGATGAGGTGTTCCACGAAGCTCGGCTCTGGAGCTCTGGGCGTTTTCCGTTCGACCGGGCCTCCTCCGGGGTGGCGTCTCTGGACGAGGAAGACCACGAGAAACAGGACCGGGGAGATGAGGGGAAAGAGTATTTGATGTGA
- the LOC130929952 gene encoding uncharacterized protein LOC130929952, with translation MGTCSSSLALSRELSSLLAMGAIEPVDPRACPRGFYSTYFLVPKKTGGFRPVLDLRGLNRYLKVLPFRMLTVADVLRVVARGEWFTSVDLKDAYFHVPVAPRHRRFLRFAYRGRHWQFRVLPFGLSLSPRVFTRVVRAGLAPLQSVGMKILPYLDDWLLCAPSRAQAYGDTAVLLAHVDRLGIRVNLGKSCLVPSQQATFLGVSLDSVAMLARPSSRRVEAALRLLSHFPVGQVRPYLTFLRLLGVLTSLTAVVPLGLLFLRPLQRWLNGFRLDARRHRRRLLRVSGRCAVALAPWRNGAFLLEGVPLGVAPVRREVVTTDASRLGWGAVWQRRAARGSWSLRDHAVHINVLEMRAVHLALRHFYPFLRGRHVLVRSDNAAAVYHINHQGGTRSAHLLEASRRLLVWAAPRLASLRATYLPGQLNRLADSLSRRRLPPGEWRLHPEVVCAIWGVFGQAEVDLFASRESAHCPLWFSLGERSSPLGQDALAHPWPRVLLYAFPPLPLIWLTLRRVSLEGHSLLLVAPFWPARLWFPLLRSLCVGEPWCLPERRDLLSQLGGQLWHPDPRRLRLHVCSVRRTLLNARAPSTRLQYAGRWRLFVKWCGDRGDDPVSCSVPTVLDFLQSLLDIGRSPSTLKVYVAAISAHHAKVSGGSVGNHGLVATFLKGAMRLHPRRCPRAPVWDLQLVLDSLCRPPFEPMDAAGPQWVARKAAFLLAVASAKRVGELHALSVSPSCMFWHPEGSGVTLWPNVVFMPKVLAGSPCNRPLRFARYRPPPGEGGSRPELLCPVRALRLYVDSTASFRRSSQLFVCYGARGRGSALSKQRLSHWVVDTISYSYQMACRPLPSGVRCHSTRGVATSWAALKGVPLEDICAAASWSAPGTFFRFYCLDVTSPHPLGAVFGSEGTSL, from the exons ATGGGTACGTGCTCCAGTTCTCTGGCTCTGAGCCGGGAGCTGTCTTCTCTCCTGGCCATGGGGGCCATCGAGCCTGTGGATCCCCGGGCTTGCCCCCGGGGTTTTTACTCAACTTATTTTCTGGTTCCGAAGAAGACCGGCGGTTTTCGGCCGGTTCTGGATTTGCGGGGCCTTAATCGGTACCTGAAGGTACTTCCGTTCCGCATGTTGACCGTCGCGGATGTATTGCGGGTGGTCGCCCGGGGGGAGTGGTTCACCTCCGTGGACCTGAAGGACGCCTACTTTCATGTGCCGGTCGCTCCTCGCCACAGGCGGTTTCTCCGCTTCGCCTACAGGGGTCGCCACTGGCAGTTCAGGGTGCTCCCCTTCGGGCTCTCCCTTTCCCCGAGGGTGTTCACCCGTGTTGTGCGGGCTGGTCTGGCTCCCCTCCAGTCGGTGGGCATGAAGATTCTGCCCTACCTCGACGACTGGCTGCTGTGTGCGCCGTCGCGCGCTCAGGCGTACGGCGATACGGCAGTCCTTCTTGCCCACGTGGATCGCTTGGGCATCAGGGTGAATTTGGGGAAGTCGTGTCTGGTTCCTTCCCAGCAGGCGACCTTCCTCGGGGTGTCTCTGGACTCGGTGGCCATGTTGGCTCGACCGTCGTCCCGTCGGGTGGAGGCCGCTCTTCGCCTCCTCTCGCATTTTCCGGTGGGTCAGGTACGTCCGTATCTGACCTTTCTGCGTCTTTTGGGCGTGCTGACGTCCCTGACCGCGGTCGTGCCCCTTGGTCTTCTCTTCTTGCGCCCCCTGCAGCGGTGGCTGAATGGCTTTCGCCTGGACGCCAGGCGGCACCGGCGACGGTTACTGAGAGTCTCCGGCCGGTGCGCGGTGGCCTTGGCGCCGTGGAGGAATGGGGCTTTCTTGTTGGAGGGCGTTCCATTGGGGGTTGCCCCAGTCCGTCGCGAGGTGGTCACTACGGACGCCAGTCGCTTGGGATGGGGTGCCGTCTGGCAGCGCAGGGCTGCTCGGGGCAGCTGGTCTCTGCGGGACCACGCTGTCCACATCAACGTCCTGGAGATGCGTGCGGTTCACCTGGCTCTCCGGCACTTTTACCCTTTCCTACGGGGAAGGCACGTGCTGGTGCGTTCAGACAACGCTGCCGCCGTGTACCACATCAACCACCAGGGGGGCACGAGGTCCGCTCATCTCTTGGAGGCCTCCCGCCGTCTTCTTGTGTGGGCGGCCCCTCGTCTTGCGAGTCTGCGGGCCACCTATCTTCCCGGCCAGTTGAACCGTCTGGCGGACTCCTTGTCCCGCCGTCGCCTCCCGCCGGGGGAGTGGCGCCTCCATCCCGAGGTGGTGTGCGCGATTTGGGGAGTTTTCGGCCAAGCCGAGGTGGACCTCTTCGCCTCCCGGGAGTCGGCCCATTGCCCTCTCTGGTTTTCCCTGGGGGAGCGCTCCAGCCCTCTCGGTCAGGACGCGCTGGCCCACCCCTGGCCGAGGGTCCTGCTCTACGCCTTCCCGCCGCTCCCTCTGATCTGGCTGACGCTTCGGAGGGTGTCTTTGGAGGGGCACTCATTGCTGCTGGTGGCCCCCTTCTGGCCGGCTCGCCTATGGTTTCCCCTGCTGCGCAGCCTGTGTGTCGGCGAGCCTTGGTGCCTCCCCGAGAGGCGGGATCTACTGTCCCAGTTGGGGGGCCAGTTATGGCATCCCGATCCTCGCCGTCTCCGCCTGCATGTCTG TTCAGTCAGGCGGACGCTTTTGAACGCCCGGGCGCCCTCCACCCGGCTGCAGTACGCTGGCCGGTGGAGGTTGTTCGTGAAGTGGTGCGGGGACCGTGGGGATGACCCGGTGAGTTGTTCTGTCCCCACTGTTCTGGACTTCTTACAGTCCCTCCTTGATATTGGTCGCTCTCCGTCCACCCTCAAGGTCTACGTCGCTGCCATCTCTGCTCATCACGCCAAGGTCTCTGGTGGATCTGTGGGGAACCACGGCCTGGTCGCTACATTCCTCAAGGGGGCTATGAGGCTCCACCCCCGCAGGTGTCCTCGCGCCCCGGTCTGGGATCTGCAGCTGGTGCTTGACAGCTTGTGCCGCCCCCCCTTCGAGCCTATGGATGCGGCCGGGCCTCAGTGGGTCGCCCGCAAGGCGGCGTTCCTGCTGGCCGTTGCCTCTGCTAAGCGGGTTGGCGAACTGCACGCACTCTCGGTTAGCCCGTCGTGCATGTTTTGGCACCCCGAGGGTTCAGGTGTCACACTGTGGCCTAACGTTGTGTTTATGCCCAAGGTGTTGGCTGGCTCCCCTTGCAATCGTCCCTTACGCTTTGCTCGTTACCGCCCCCCGCCTGGGGAGGGTGGGAGCAGACCGGAGCTGTTGTGCCCGGTGAGGGCCCTGAGGCTTTATGTGGACTCCACGGCAAGTTTTCGTAGGTCGTCCCAACTTTTTGTCTGCTACGGGGCACGTGGTCGGGGCTCTGCCCTCTCCAAACAGCGCCTCTCTCATTGGGTCGTTGATACTATTTCTTACTCCTATCAGATGGCTTGTCGCCCCCTGCCGTCGGGTGTGCGCTGTCACTCTACCAGGGGCGTGGCCACATCCTGGGCTGCCCTGAAAGGGGTGCCTCTGGAGGACATCTGTGCCGCCGCCTCATGGTCGGCGCCTGGCACCTTCTTCAGGTTCTACTGTTTGGACGTCACCTCTCCCCACCCGCTGGGTGCGGTCTTCGGATCGGAGGGGACTTCCCTGTGA